From one Microlunatus sp. Gsoil 973 genomic stretch:
- a CDS encoding IS110 family transposase, whose protein sequence is MTIVAYSHPFVVGVDTHARSHTLAVVVAVTGELIATDQFPATDAGMDRAVAWAARRTGGDLATLWVIEGVATYGARLAAAVTRFGYEVVEAARMDTRAHHGTGKSDLLDAHRIAAAVLSLHPHQLRRPRSDGLRAALQILVTARDHMTTERTATINALIALVRVVGLGIDARKPLTAKQVADIARWRARVEDLATATARAEAVRLAKRVVELDQEIAANQAQITDLIHHSQVSSLLDKTGIGPVTVAVALAAWSHSGRVRSEAAFAALAGVSPIPASSGNTVRHRLNRGGDRRLNRALHMAVITRMTHDPDTRAYVARRRAEGRTTKEIRRCLKRYLARQLYRAFQTLHTTPEIEPSTA, encoded by the coding sequence GTGACCATCGTCGCGTATTCTCATCCGTTTGTCGTGGGTGTCGACACTCACGCCCGCTCTCACACCCTTGCCGTCGTGGTCGCCGTGACCGGTGAGCTGATCGCGACCGATCAGTTTCCCGCCACCGACGCCGGCATGGACCGGGCCGTCGCGTGGGCCGCGCGCCGCACCGGTGGTGATCTGGCCACCTTGTGGGTGATCGAAGGTGTGGCCACCTATGGTGCCCGGCTGGCAGCAGCGGTGACCCGGTTCGGTTACGAAGTGGTCGAGGCTGCTCGGATGGACACCCGGGCCCACCATGGCACCGGTAAGTCTGATCTGCTGGACGCTCACCGGATCGCGGCCGCGGTCTTGTCTCTGCACCCGCATCAGCTGCGCCGTCCGCGCAGCGATGGTCTGCGGGCGGCATTGCAGATCCTGGTCACCGCCCGCGACCACATGACTACCGAACGCACCGCGACCATCAACGCACTGATCGCGCTGGTGCGTGTGGTCGGCCTAGGCATCGACGCGCGGAAGCCGCTCACCGCCAAACAGGTCGCAGATATCGCCCGATGGCGTGCCCGCGTCGAAGACCTCGCCACGGCTACCGCCCGGGCCGAGGCCGTCCGGCTGGCCAAGCGAGTCGTCGAACTGGACCAAGAGATTGCAGCCAACCAGGCCCAAATCACCGACCTGATCCACCACAGTCAGGTCTCGTCCCTGCTGGACAAGACCGGCATCGGACCGGTCACCGTCGCAGTTGCCCTCGCAGCCTGGTCACACTCCGGCCGGGTCCGATCCGAGGCCGCGTTCGCTGCCCTGGCCGGAGTCAGCCCGATCCCGGCATCCTCGGGCAACACCGTCCGTCATCGACTCAACCGCGGCGGCGACCGCAGACTCAACCGGGCGCTACACATGGCCGTGATCACCCGCATGACCCACGACCCCGACACCCGGGCCTACGTCGCCCGCCGACGAGCCGAGGGACGGACGACCAAAGAGATCCGACGCTGCCTCAAGCGCTACCTCGCCCGCCAGCTCTACCGCGCCTTCCAGACACTCCACACCACGCCCGAGATCGAGCCATCAACCGCTTGA
- a CDS encoding tyrosine-protein phosphatase, translating into MPVNWIDLDGLVNLRDVGDIPTTDGARIARRRLLRSDNLQRIPPQTVSALLDLGLTDVVDLRTALEVVQEGPGPLTKEPSVTIHHHSLFKENLTEQQVEAGLTEQINALSPEEVAAQALPWTEIVRPTVEVEDDSASFYLSYLVDRPDSVLAALRAIAYADGAALVHCAAGKDRTGTIVALALLLVGADPQAVIDDFAASSERVARIVEKLSSTDTYRDNVLSRPLASHETRPETMELFLDYVDREYGSAAELMARLDWTEDDTARLRQKLLTSADS; encoded by the coding sequence GTGCCCGTGAACTGGATCGATCTCGACGGCCTGGTCAATCTGCGCGACGTCGGAGACATCCCGACCACGGACGGTGCGCGGATCGCTCGGAGACGACTGTTGCGGTCGGACAACCTGCAGCGCATCCCGCCGCAGACGGTCTCGGCGCTCCTCGATCTCGGGCTGACCGACGTTGTCGACCTGCGGACAGCGCTCGAGGTCGTTCAGGAGGGGCCCGGCCCGCTGACCAAGGAGCCGTCCGTCACCATCCACCACCATTCGCTCTTCAAGGAGAACCTGACCGAGCAGCAGGTCGAAGCCGGGCTGACCGAGCAGATCAACGCGCTCAGTCCGGAGGAGGTCGCTGCCCAGGCGCTGCCCTGGACCGAGATCGTCCGGCCGACCGTCGAGGTCGAGGACGATTCGGCCTCCTTCTATCTGTCCTATCTGGTCGATCGGCCCGATTCGGTGCTTGCCGCCCTCCGCGCGATCGCCTACGCCGACGGAGCCGCACTGGTCCACTGCGCCGCCGGCAAGGACCGTACCGGCACCATCGTCGCGTTGGCCCTGTTGCTGGTCGGCGCCGACCCGCAGGCGGTGATCGACGACTTCGCCGCCAGCAGCGAACGGGTCGCCCGGATCGTCGAGAAGCTGTCCAGCACCGACACCTACCGCGACAACGTGCTCTCCCGGCCCCTGGCGTCGCACGAGACCCGGCCCGAGACGATGGAACTCTTCCTGGACTACGTCGACCGCGAGTACGGATCTGCGGCCGAACTGATGGCCCGTCTGGACTGGACCGAGGACGACACGGCCAGATTGCGGCAGAAGTTGTTGACATCGGCTGACAGCTGA